In Nostoc sp. GT001, a genomic segment contains:
- a CDS encoding ABC transporter permease, whose product MRGVVRNVGRLRRILPIDEQMWMKFDLLRTLVRRDLEARYKGSILGNLWPLLNQLSQLLIYTYVFSTVLKVKLTTLKGLPANDFTFGLWLFAGLLPWIAFSGGLMQSANSVLGQPNLVKKVVFPLTLLPLVPILSTFIESSFGLMALIFFVAINAHTLHTSLALLPLIWLTQLLLTAGLGYLTAGLTVFLRDIPQTLGVILNIWFYATPLVYPVSAVPEEWRSLVFWLNPMAAIAEVYRDIVLVGEVKHWGEWGVACVIATIIFCCGFTVYKHLRPAFADVL is encoded by the coding sequence ATGCGGGGAGTTGTACGTAATGTAGGGAGATTGAGACGAATCTTGCCCATAGATGAACAGATGTGGATGAAGTTCGACTTACTGAGAACTCTAGTACGCCGGGATTTAGAAGCGCGTTACAAGGGTTCTATTTTAGGTAACTTGTGGCCTTTGCTAAATCAGCTATCGCAGTTACTGATTTATACTTATGTATTTTCCACTGTGTTGAAGGTGAAGCTGACTACTCTCAAGGGTTTACCAGCAAATGATTTCACCTTTGGTTTGTGGCTATTTGCAGGCTTACTTCCTTGGATTGCTTTTAGTGGTGGTCTAATGCAGTCCGCTAATTCGGTACTAGGACAACCAAATTTAGTCAAGAAGGTGGTATTTCCTTTAACTTTATTACCCCTAGTGCCAATTTTGTCAACATTCATTGAGAGTTCCTTTGGTTTAATGGCATTGATTTTTTTCGTGGCGATCAATGCTCATACTTTACATACTAGCTTGGCGCTATTACCCTTGATCTGGTTAACACAGTTATTGCTAACAGCAGGGTTGGGCTATTTAACAGCCGGACTAACTGTATTTTTGCGAGATATCCCGCAGACTTTAGGAGTAATTTTAAATATTTGGTTTTATGCAACACCGCTTGTCTATCCAGTATCAGCAGTTCCAGAGGAATGGCGGAGTTTGGTATTCTGGTTAAATCCAATGGCAGCGATCGCAGAGGTTTATCGTGACATAGTTTTAGTTGGAGAAGTAAAGCACTGGGGTGAATGGGGAGTTGCTTGTGTCATAGCAACAATTATATTTTGTTGTGGTTTTACAGTATACAAGCATTTGCGTCCAGCTTTTGCCGACGTGTTGTAG
- a CDS encoding Uma2 family endonuclease — MYQTDPPRPPQETMPTMYDLPSELVGESGLPDEFHRIQADLLSETCQPLAYPSEEILLASDLNLYYDPRHPLWYKRPDWYMVLGLPSASQQQDLRLSYVIWQEGIDPFLVVELLSPGTEQEDLGKTLREVNRPPTKWEVYEQILRVPYYVIYDRYENNLRAFKLNGTRYEAISLPENRLWLEELELGLGLWQGNYQQTTGLWLRWYNSAGWVPTRREQAEQERQQAEQERQRAEQERQRAEQEHQRAEQERQRAEQEHQRAEQERQRADRLAEYLRSQGIDPDNLS; from the coding sequence ATGTATCAAACAGATCCACCCCGTCCGCCACAAGAAACAATGCCTACGATGTATGATTTACCCAGTGAATTAGTGGGGGAATCAGGTTTGCCAGATGAATTTCACCGAATTCAGGCAGATTTGCTCAGTGAGACTTGTCAGCCTCTTGCTTATCCATCTGAGGAAATTTTGCTTGCTAGCGACTTAAATCTTTACTACGATCCCCGCCATCCTTTGTGGTACAAGCGTCCTGATTGGTACATGGTTTTAGGATTACCTAGTGCTAGCCAGCAGCAAGACCTGCGCTTAAGTTACGTTATTTGGCAAGAAGGAATTGATCCATTTTTAGTAGTTGAATTACTTTCACCTGGTACAGAACAAGAAGACTTAGGAAAAACACTGCGGGAAGTAAACCGACCCCCAACGAAGTGGGAAGTATATGAACAGATTTTACGGGTTCCTTACTACGTTATCTACGATCGCTATGAAAATAATTTACGTGCCTTTAAGCTCAATGGCACTCGTTACGAAGCAATATCTTTACCAGAGAACCGCCTATGGTTAGAAGAGTTAGAGCTAGGATTGGGTCTTTGGCAAGGTAATTACCAGCAGACAACAGGTTTGTGGTTGCGTTGGTATAATTCTGCGGGTTGGGTGCCGACTCGAAGAGAACAAGCTGAACAGGAACGCCAACAGGCTGAACAGGAACGCCAACGGGCTGAACAGGAACGCCAACGGGCTGAACAGGAACACCAACGGGCTGAACAGGAACGCCAACGGGCTGAACAGGAACACCAACGGGCTGAACAGGAACGCCAACGGGCTGATCGATTAGCAGAGTATTTGCGATCGCAAGGAATTGATCCAGATAACTTGAGTTAA
- a CDS encoding DUF2862 domain-containing protein: MEIGQKVKVYRLRDRVSAPVVKKLGQVGIIQGYKVTDGGGIGVVLLFDDNYSTWFFEDEIKPV; this comes from the coding sequence ATGGAAATCGGACAAAAGGTTAAAGTCTATCGTTTGCGCGATCGCGTTTCTGCCCCAGTTGTGAAAAAGCTCGGACAAGTGGGTATTATCCAAGGCTACAAAGTCACCGATGGTGGTGGTATCGGTGTAGTGCTACTGTTTGACGATAATTATTCCACTTGGTTTTTTGAAGATGAAATCAAACCTGTGTAG
- a CDS encoding ArsA family ATPase, producing MALILTFLGKGGTARTKIAIAAAKLLASQGKRVLLAGQAEPTLQILLGTPIAADPQEIAPNLQVVQFQASVLLERNWDEVKKLEAQYLRTPIFKDVFGQELVVLPGMDNALALNAIREYDASGKYDAIVYDGTGDSLTLRMLGLPESLSWYVRRFRQLFVNSDLGKTITESPLIQPLISSFFNVNWTADNFAAPTNQVNNFLEKGRAALSDPKRLAAFLVTTGDPIEVANARYLWGSAQQIGLTVGGVLLVSTETNVNLPEEFIPLPVSVIPNSPTGDWQPLIDALPNFEAQALQAPKPIEIDIHNRQVRLFLPGFDKKHVKLTQYGPEVTVEAGDQRRNIPLPPALSGRPVAGAKFQNNYLIISF from the coding sequence ATGGCTCTAATATTGACATTTTTGGGCAAAGGCGGCACCGCTCGTACCAAAATTGCGATCGCCGCCGCCAAATTATTGGCAAGTCAAGGCAAGCGCGTACTTCTAGCAGGACAAGCAGAACCAACATTGCAAATCCTGCTGGGCACTCCCATTGCTGCCGATCCCCAGGAAATCGCTCCCAATTTGCAAGTAGTCCAGTTTCAAGCATCTGTACTACTAGAACGAAACTGGGACGAAGTGAAGAAACTTGAGGCGCAATATCTCCGCACGCCCATCTTCAAAGATGTTTTTGGTCAAGAACTGGTAGTATTGCCGGGGATGGACAACGCCCTGGCACTGAATGCTATCCGCGAATATGATGCCAGTGGCAAATATGATGCGATCGTCTACGATGGCACGGGCGACTCTTTAACCCTGCGAATGTTGGGTTTGCCAGAATCTCTGAGTTGGTATGTCCGGCGATTTCGGCAATTATTTGTCAACTCCGACTTGGGGAAGACAATTACTGAATCACCCTTGATTCAACCGCTGATTAGCAGTTTTTTCAATGTCAACTGGACAGCAGATAACTTTGCCGCTCCCACTAACCAAGTCAATAATTTCTTAGAAAAGGGGAGAGCTGCTCTGTCCGATCCCAAGCGTCTCGCTGCTTTCTTAGTGACTACAGGAGATCCGATTGAGGTAGCAAATGCTCGTTATTTATGGGGTAGCGCTCAACAAATAGGTTTAACTGTCGGTGGTGTTCTGCTTGTGTCTACCGAGACAAATGTCAACCTACCAGAGGAATTTATACCCCTCCCTGTGAGCGTTATTCCGAACTCGCCCACGGGTGATTGGCAACCACTGATAGACGCTCTACCAAACTTTGAAGCACAAGCTTTACAGGCTCCCAAACCGATTGAAATAGACATCCACAATCGTCAAGTACGCTTATTCTTGCCAGGATTTGACAAAAAGCACGTCAAGCTTACCCAATATGGGCCAGAAGTCACGGTAGAAGCAGGAGATCAGCGGCGCAATATTCCCTTACCCCCGGCTCTGAGTGGCAGACCTGTTGCTGGAGCAAAGTTTCAGAATAATTATTTGATAATTTCGTTTTAA
- the chlG gene encoding chlorophyll synthase ChlG — translation MSESTPITPDPNPSEALDSVANNLNEQALASADRSAKTRQLLGMKGASAGETSIWKIRLQLMKPITWIPLIWGVVCGAASSGNYTWTLENVLKVAACMLLAGPLMTGYTQILNDYYDREIDAINEPYRPIPSGAIPLPQVIIQIWVLLIAGYGLAFVLDVWSGHEFPTITAIAIIGSFIAYIYSAPPLKLKQNGWLGSYALGASYITLPWSTGHALFGELNSTIVILTMFYSLAGLGIAIVNDFKSVEGDRQLGLNSLPVMFGITAASWICVVTIDVFQGLIAAYLVSIHENLYAAILVLLIIPQITLQDMYFLRDPVKNDVKYQASAQPFLVLGMLVTGLALGHAGV, via the coding sequence ATGTCAGAATCAACTCCCATTACCCCAGACCCTAACCCGTCTGAAGCACTAGACTCAGTGGCAAATAATCTCAATGAGCAAGCGCTCGCGTCTGCCGATCGCAGTGCGAAAACTAGACAGCTGCTAGGGATGAAAGGTGCATCTGCTGGGGAAACTTCAATCTGGAAAATCCGTTTGCAGCTCATGAAGCCCATCACCTGGATTCCCCTAATTTGGGGTGTAGTCTGTGGTGCGGCTTCTTCGGGTAACTATACTTGGACACTGGAAAATGTATTGAAGGTAGCAGCCTGTATGTTACTGGCTGGGCCATTGATGACAGGTTACACCCAAATCCTCAATGATTACTACGATCGCGAAATCGATGCCATCAATGAACCCTATCGCCCGATTCCCTCTGGCGCAATTCCCCTACCCCAGGTAATTATTCAGATTTGGGTATTACTGATTGCTGGCTATGGTTTGGCATTTGTGCTGGATGTGTGGTCTGGTCATGAATTCCCGACAATTACAGCGATCGCAATTATCGGTTCTTTCATCGCCTACATTTATTCTGCACCTCCCCTGAAACTCAAACAAAACGGCTGGCTAGGTAGCTATGCCTTGGGTGCAAGTTATATCACCCTACCTTGGTCTACAGGACACGCTTTGTTTGGCGAACTGAATTCCACAATTGTGATTTTGACAATGTTCTACAGCTTGGCTGGATTGGGCATTGCTATTGTGAATGATTTTAAGAGTGTAGAAGGCGATCGCCAGTTAGGATTAAATTCACTACCTGTAATGTTTGGCATCACCGCCGCATCTTGGATTTGTGTAGTGACAATTGATGTTTTTCAAGGATTGATTGCAGCTTATCTCGTCAGCATCCATGAGAATTTGTATGCAGCAATACTAGTACTGTTAATCATCCCGCAAATCACCTTGCAAGATATGTATTTCTTGCGCGACCCCGTGAAGAATGATGTTAAGTACCAAGCTAGCGCCCAACCTTTCCTTGTTCTAGGAATGCTCGTCACTGGTTTAGCGCTGGGTCATGCTGGCGTTTAA